CCTATGGAAGTACTTTCGCACTGATGGGAAACTGCAAAGCCGCGAGGAAGGGGAGTTTCGACTAGCACGCGATTATCGGGAACTGCGTTCGTGTTGGCAAATGTTTCTTTTGGTTTTGGCCGCGTTCACTGCTATGGCAGTGACCTTTGTTCCGAAAATGATTGATTTGTGGAACACTCCCTACATGCCTTTGATTTGGAAATTGATTGGCGTTGCAGTCCCAGCCCTTTATCTGCTAACACTTCCGCTGCTGATGCTTGGACTAAGTTACTTCAGACGCCAGCAATTATTGCTGCAAATGGCGCAGACTCGGCAGGAAATGGCCGCCTTGCCTGCTAGTCACGAACCCTAATGAATTGCAACTCTCCCGTCACGGGATCCAAGATCGCGACCGTGTATTCATCCGCGCGATGCAATGCGCCGGGACAAATCCGGCGAACACCATCTTGTTGCCGAACGACTGGAAAGTGGAGATGGCCCGAGAGGAGATAGTCGGGCTTTGTGGCAAGGAGGCGGCGCACGTCGATGTGGGTATGACCGTGCGCGACAGCGATCCGTTTGCCATCCAGTTCGATTTCAGCACCCCAGCCCAACGAGATGCCTTGTGCCGCGGCGATTGCCCGCTCTAAATGGGGCACCATATCGGCGTCGTGATTGCCAAACGTGAAATAGCACGGCATGATCGCGATGCACGGAATCAACTCGGGCTCGGAAATATCGCCGCAGTGAATCAACACCTCCGCGCCGTGAGCTTGCAACAACTCTGCCGCCCGCCGCGCTCGCGCAAACTCGTTGTGCGTGTCTGAAAGGATGCCGATTTTCACGCAGCGTTCCTTGGGGCACTATCAATCGCTTACGAAGTCATCTTACTCCGCCGCGTGAGATACCACGCGTAGATGGCGACGATGGCGAGGCCGAACAGGCCGCCGACAACAAGTCCTTGGGTAGCGCCCATGACCATGGCAACCCGCAAAATCATCTCAGGAGACGCCGCGCTCAGACGGCTGATGACACTTCGATAATAGTCAGGAACAAAGACCGCGATCATCAGGCCGACGAGCGCCCCAAGCACCATTCCGCCGCCGGACGTGAGCAGCACGTATTGCGTGGCGATCCAGAGCGTGAGTTCGGGCTTGGTAGTTGTTGACGGTGCTGCTTCTTCGGTGGCGCGAGGTGATTCGTAGGGGTTATTGGCGTTCATGCAAGTTGAAGATCTTTTCAGCCTCGCCCCTCACCAAAACCTCTCCCCGAGAGTACACAAGGAGAGGGAGTGAAGATCGTGGATGACAGTAAGAAGACTACCCCACGCCATCGCGCTTGGCCAAGCGCCGGGCGAGGGAAGCGCCGCTGTTGAGGCCACCTTCCATGTAGCCGACGAATTTGTAGCAGGTGTGTTCGCCAGCGAAGTGCAGTCGGCCCAGCCCTTTGTAGTAGGTGGGGCCGATGGCGGTGACCTGGCCAGGAGCGGGGAACGAGTAGCCCGCTTTGGTCCATTGGTCTTTGGGCCAGGCCATCATGCGCGTCGAGGTGACGTTCTCGGGATAAGCGGGATAGATCTTGGTCAGTTCCGCTTTGTAAGCGGCCTCGCGCGCATCCCCTTCGCGGGCCAGCGAGCGGCGGGCTTGATTGGCGCCCGAGAAGGCGACGAACACTTCTCCCGGCGGTGGGTCGGGCTGGTTGTCGGTTCCCTCCCAGGTTTGGCTCACGTCGCCATCGGCCAGCGAGTACTGCGAATGCTTCGTTTCGAGCCAGAAGCGACTCTTCACAACCGAGAGGTGTTTGCAGGCGATCCCCATTTGCGTGCGGATGTTGCTGGGCAGTTCGGGCGAAAAGGTGATGCGGTCCCAGGTCGACGGCGGCGCGGCGAGCACGACATCGTCGCACTCGATGGTGCGGCCATCGGCGCAGGTGACGATCGCGCGGTCTTCTTTCAAGGCCACGTTTTCGACCGGCAGCTTGAGACGAATCCGATCGGCACCGACCATTTCGGCCAGGCGCAGTGCCAGCTGTTGATTACCACCTTGGCAGCGGTGCGTTTCGCTCTTATCCCAATAGTCTTGCCCGCCGCCACCCTTGATGGCCGTGAGCATGCCTAGCTTGCTGGCCTGAGCATTGTCGACGGCGTTGTCGGAAGCAAGTTGAATATCGATGGCTAAGCGCGACAGATCCGAGACTTCGAGCCCCTTGATCCAGTCGGCCAGATTCTGCTTATCGAGCGCGATCGCGTCGGGACTCTTCCAGGGCTCGTCGGCATCGATCTTGTCGGCCGCTTCATTGAGCGAAGTAAACGCAGCTTCCATTTCTTCGTAGATTTTTTCGACCTCTTCTTCGCTGCGAAGCTTGCCCATCAGGTGGACGGGATAAGCGAGCGTTTCGTCGTCGGTCATTTCGATCAGTTCGAGTTCGAACTGCTTGGCATAGCGGACCCACGTCGGATGATTCTCGCCAATCAGTTCGCCGCCCCCTTCGCACCACTTCTTGTCGACCATGTCTTTGAACGTCAGGACGCGGCCGCCGAGACGATCGCGCGCTTCGACAACAGTCACCTTGTAACCCGCAGCATGCAGTTCGTGCGCGCAGGCCAGCCCAGAATAACCAGCGCCGATCACCACCACTCGCTTGGCACCCACTGCTTGAGCAGCGCGCGATTGATTCGCAAAGCGCTCACTAAGGAAGAGACCCGCGGTGGAGGCGAGCGTGGCTTGCAAAAAGCGGCGACGCTCTTCCTGAGTAGGACGACCATGATAGCGGCGACGGAGACGAGCAAAGAAAGAGTTGGACATAGCAGGATTATTCCCGAGAGCTGTGTGAGCGAGAAAAGACGAAAATTCGGGAGGGCGAAGCTCCTGCTGAGCCGTAGTCTCATGGAGACTCCGCGGCTCGGCGGGAGCCTCGCCCTCCCATCGTTCGATGTGACGACGTAGCAAACTACTCGTCGTTGATCGGGCCGGTGCCAATCAGCCAGAGCTTAAAGAAGTTGACGATTTGCGTCTTGGTCAACTTGTTCGAGTTGAGAGCGTACGTGACCTTGCTCGACGCAGGCGTTTCTTCGCCCGAGATGAACTTGTCTTCGTAGCTGATCTTGCCCGTCAAGCACGGCAACGAATCGTCGACGGCGAAGAACGCGTCTTCGTCGCTCAGCTTGTCGAAGGCGGCAGCTTCGGTGGTGTCCTTGGCTTGCTTGGCTTCGTTCCAGCGCAGGTTGAATTGATACTCCCCCTTGCCGTTGGTCTTGCGGTTTTCGTCTTCGACCCACTTCACCGAGCCGGTGACGATGTCTTCCACTTCCTTGCCGTTGAAGTTGTAGCGGAAGCGAATGCCATCGGTCAGCCAGTTGCCCGTTTCGTAGTCGAAGTCCAAGCGGCCGTTGACCACGGTGCGCGGATAGTTGCCAGCTGGGCCCTTGGCCAGTTCCAAGTCGACAAACTTCATTGGATCGATCTTGGCGACCTTGATCTCAAACGTCTTGTTGCCGACGAGTCGCTTGTAGGTGTACGAAGCGAGCCCTTCGTCCTTCTTGCTCTTGCCGATCAACTTGCCACCGAACTTGTCGGTGAAGGCGGGCTGTTGGCCAATGGCGTCGATGGCAATGCGCAGCGGGCTTTCGAGCGAAGCGCCGCCGGAGATTTCGAACGCACCGGTGGCGGTGTTGATCGGCACGGTGCCGACCCACTTGCCGACGTTGCGACGCTCGTCAAGATTGCGCGGATTGCGCACGGCCAGGTTGATGTCGAAGCCAAGTTCCGCCTTTTGCTTTTGGCTGCGGATGATCTTGGTGAACAAGTCGGGCTGGCGCGTGATCTTGCCGCTGAACTCGGTCGTTTTGGCGACCGTCAGCTTGAGGATGTAAGTGTCTTTGGCCCCGAGCGCGGACGAACCGTCAGCATAGGTGCCGGCCGTATCAAGTTCAGTTCTGGTCTTGAAATCGATTTCCATCGTGCCGGCGATAACACCGGTTTCACTGAGGGTCTGCTCTTGTGCCTGCGCGGTAACGGCCAGCGCGAGTCCGGCGATCACAGCCCAGCAACGAGTGACGTGAAGCAGCTTCATGTTCCAGTTCCCTTCCAAAAAGTTGGTCTCAATCCAGCGCGCCGAATATAAGGCCCACCCTGATAGGGTGCAACGGCAGGCTGTGCAGCGGGTCGCGATGCGCAGCGAAGAAGGGATTCGTGGAATGGAGCGGTTGCTTGGAAAAAATCTGCACATCTTCTTATAAGAAACGCGACGCGTGAGCGAGGAGAGCGCGGTGGCGCAGATGAAGCGTGGTCGCCTGTTGGATCGTTTTGTGCGGTTCGAGTGGTCCTAGCGATAACAAACGCGCCACCGGAGAATTGGAGCGCTGGCAGCCGCGTCGCTCTCCTCGCTGACGCTTCGGGTTTCCTCAATACGAAGAACATCAGTCGACAATTTGCTCGTAGAGCGCGGCGTGACGGCCGACCATCTGTTCTACGGAGAACTGGTCGAGCACGCGCTGGCGGCCCGCTGCGCCCAGCTTGTGGGCGAGGTCGCGATCTTCGAGTAATTGCTGCGCACGCTGGGCGAAAGTGCCACGGTCGCCAACATCGACCAAAAAGCCCGTTTCTTCGTGTACGACCAGGTCGCGATTGCCGGGAATATCGCTGGCGACAATTGGCAAGCCGGCGCTCATCCCTTCCAGAATGGCGTTCGACTGTCCCTCGTATCCGCTGGCCAGCCAGAGCAAGTCGAGATGCGGCAGCAGTTGCGGCACGTCATTCCGCTCGCCGAGAAAATGAACTTTGTTCACAACATTCGCTTGCCGCGCGTAGCGTTCGAGTCGCCACCGCTGCGGACCATCGCCGATCACCAGCATGTGAACGTCGTCGCGAATACATTGCAGCAAGTCGGTGGCCCAGATCAAATCTTTCACGCGCTTTTGCGGCCACAGCCGACCAATCGCGCCGATCAGCCGGGTCTCGGGCGGTAGTTTGAGTTGCGCTAACAATGCTTCGCGCGGCATTGTCGCGGTGGGAGTGAACGGACGAATGCCATTGGGAATGACGACGAACTTCTCGATCGGCAGACCCTGCTCGGCGTAGAACTCCTGCACGCCGGTGCTATTGGTAATGATCCGCTCGGTTCGCTTGGCCAGAACGCGATCGATGGAGAGTTGCACTTTGCCCTTCCACGGATCGACGCACCGCTCGCTGGCGAGAATGTGCTTGATGTCGCACGAGATGGCCGCTTGCCGACCGTAGGCATTCGCGGCAAAGAGCCAGGTCTGCACAATATCGGGTTGGAGGCGTTTGATCTCTTTCCGCAGCCGCCAATAGGCGAACGGGTCAATCTTCCAGCGCTTATCGATGAACGAGAGGGGGATCTCAGCCTCGCGCAGTTTCTCTTCCAGTGGGCCGGTGTGTGTCAACACGCACACGTGTACGTCAAAGCGATCGCGCGGCAAGCCAGTGGCCAGCAGGGCCAGTTGCTTCTCGGCGCCGCCGCGGACAAGCGTGGGAATGATCTGCAGGATGCGAATAGTCACGCGCCAGTCCGTTACGCGAAGCTGTGAATCAAGAAGTCGTCATTCATTACTATAGTTACCTGATCGGGCGCTGCGGAGGATGATCGCGCCAGCTATGGCAGCGGTGCGGCGTAAAATTCTGCGGGACAATCGATTGGATTGCGGCCGTAACTGCGATGGCGATAACGGTCCACTTCTGAGCGTTCGAGCCCAGTAAGTTTTGGGTAGTCTTCCGCAATGCGGTACGCATGCCAAGCCCTCAGAGTCCTGCCTTCGTCGCGAGCGTGAAGGTCATACCAAATTGATTCAGTTTGCGGCCAGTGAACGGCATACGGGAACGAGGCATAGGGTTCGTAAGGGCTCATACACCATAGAGCCTGGCAATCGCTGCATCGCTGCAACGAAATCCAATTGCCATCCTGAACTGTAAGCAATTTTGGTTGCCGAGTGGATCCGAAAAGCACCCACAGATTTCGAATGGGAGCTTCGCAATTGGTACACAATGGGGAAATTGGACACGCCTTAAACTGCGAGGTTACTCAATGTCGTCACAATTCATCGACACTAAAAGGAACATAACTTCGCACGACGAAAGTTGTCGTATGTGCTATTTGGCGAGCAGTTTTTCCGCTTGGGGCGCGAGGGCGGCAATGTTGTGAGCCACGGCGACGACATTCCCTTGTTGATCGACGAGCATCATCGTCGGAATGCCGCGCACACCGTACTTGGTGGCGAGTTCGCCCGCTTCTTCGCCAGCCAATGTTTCCCAGGGGATTTCGTTCTCTTCGAGGTAAGTGGCGAGTGCTTCCTCATCTTTGTCGACGCTCACACCAACCACCTCGAAGCCTTTGTCCTTCAGCTTTTCACGCAAGGCTTTGACGTTGGGCATCTCTTTGCGACAGGGGCCGCACCAGGTGGCCCAGAAGTCGACGATCACCACTTTGCCGCGATACTTTTCCCAGGCGAAGGGAGTTCCATCCGCAAGATTCCCAACGAGTTCCAGCGGCTTGCCGACCAGGTCCGATTCCTTGGTCTCGGGCTTTTGCGCGAGCTTCTTGCCATAGCGGGCCAATTCTTTACTGCTGCTTTTGGCGAACAGGGTGCCGAACTCGGTGAAGTGCTTTTCGCGAGCATCGCCGTCGGCCAGTTTGTTGATTAGTTCCACGGTGCCCGAGGCCATCCGCAAATGCTTGGCGGCTAACTTCTCTTTTCCATAGTAGGCTTGCAACTCGGGAAGCAGCTTCGCGCACTCTTCGGGTGTTAGGGCAGCAGCATCGAGCACTTTTCGTTCTTGCAGATAGAAGGCCGTCTCGCGAGCGACGCGCGGGCGAGTATCGTCCTTCAGCGCGGCAACAAACTCCTTTAGCTGCTCATCGGCGATGGCGTCGTCGTTGCAGGCCGCGGTGTGCAGGATCGCGAGCTTGTTTTCGATGGCCAGGAGTTGTTCCGATTCTTTCGCCCCCTTGTCGGCGAGGATGCGATCGCAGGCATCGACGATGGCCGCCGTGAAGCCTGGTCGCGCTTGAATCGTCTTGGGCTTATCAAGCATTCGCAGCAGCCAATCGGTCAGCTGCGTGCTGGTGAGGTCCGGCTTCGCCAGGTAGGCATTCGGCTCGGGCGGCGTTGCGGCGGCATCCTTCACTTCGGCCGCTTCTTCCGCCAAGAACGAATGATTCGCCAGCGCTGACCAGGCGGTGGCCAATTGCCGATCGAGCTTACGGAGCCAAGAGCCCCCTTCGTTCTTCGCCGGGGTAGCTGGCTTCGCGGGTGTCTCTGCCGGTGGTTCTGGAGTTGTGGGGGGCGCTTCGAGCGGTGGAGTGGGGAACGCCCGCGGAATAGTTGGATTCTCGATGACGGCAGGCTTGATTGAGAAGTCGGGCACTTCTTTCAACCCGAGCAGTTCCTTCAAGCGACCACCCACCCGTTCAGGATCGAGCCGGAAGTGGAAGATCGAATCGATATTCCCTTCCTTGTTCACCAGGACATAGAAGGGAATCGATTGCAGCCCGAATTGCTGGGCCAGCGAGGTTGCATGCCAATCTTCGATCTTCTTCCCGGCGACCACTTCGGGCGAGAGGTAATTCGGGAACGGTACCATCTTCTTTTGATACTTGAAGAAGGCTTCGATTCGCGCGAGGTCGACATCCAGATCCAGGCCGATTACTTCCAGCCCTTGGGCCCGCAGATCCTCATGCAGTTTGCGGAGGACGGGCATTTCTTCCATGGAGGGGGGCGAGAAGGTGCCCCATAAATTGACGAGCAGGACCTTGCCTTTGTAATCGGCCAGGTCGAACTTCTTGCCTTCAACCGTAACAGCATCGGCCGCGAAGGGTTGGCCGACGAGTGCATATCGCTTGCGACCGCCGGTGATGATCTCTGCCAGTTGCTTGGTCACTTCGTCGTTCTCGTGCCCGCTGTAAGCGGTTTCGAGCATCGCGTACATCTTCTCGACCAATGCCGACTTGCCGAGCAATTCGAACCGCATGATTACGTCGAGGACCGGGGCGATGAAGATGGGGTTCGGGTTCTTGTCTTTGAACAGCCCCTGCAACTTGGCGAGCAGTTGGTCTTCGGCCCCTTCCTTTTTGTCGTACACATCGTTGAGCATGCTGGGCACATTCAACTCGGTGACGTTGGCCGAATCGAGCAGGCTCTTGGCGGCGTCGCTTAATTCCTTCATTTCGTTGTCTTGGTACGAAGCGGCAATCATCCGCATGCCCTTGGCAGCGGCATCGCTTTCGCCACGCTCGCTTAGGAATTGACAGACGCGCGTCGAGACCATGAACACCTGCTGATCGCCACCATCTTTCTCCAGCAGATCTTCGATCCCCTTGAGCACGACGGCCGTGTCTACTTTTTCGTTGGCCTGCAGCTTGGCGATCATGTCGGTATTGAAGAGCATCAAGCGGCCGGTGCGGGCCATTTCGGCATTCGGATGCTTGCTTAATTCTTCGGCGAACAGGGTCATCCGCGTGGGGGCCGAGGGGTCGCGCAATTCGGCCAGGGCGACGAGGGCCTGCGTGGCTTCGCTGAGAGCGAACTGATCGAGCTTGGGATGCTTGTTCAGCGTCAACAGTCTGCGGGAGAGTTCGACGATGATCTGCTGCGACTTCACCAGGTTGGCGAGTTGCTCTTCCTGCGTGTTGCCCGGCGGTTCGGTACTTTTCAACTGATTGATCGCTTCGACCAGCTGAGCAGCTTCGCCGCTGAGGGTGAGCGAACCGTCTTTATCTTCGGCGACGCCATTGGCGGGCAGGGCGGGAGGTGTTGTCGGGGGCTGGCCGACGGGCGGTGTTCCTTCGCCGGGGGGCGTCAGGGGTGGTTGCGTGATGGGTGCGGCGGGCTGTTCGGGCACGGCACCTTGCGGCGGTGTTGCCGGGGGCATGCCACCTTTTTCGCCCGAGTCGTCGCTGACCTTGAACTTCGAGTTTTTCGCGGTCACCGGGGCGTCGTCGGTGTTGCAGCCGGTCATGACGAGCCCAGCCCCGAACAGGCCCAGCGAGACCGCGACCGAGAGAAACCGGGCGAGAAGCGAAGAACGAATAACCATCACTGCACCTGAGCAAGCCAGCGGAATATGCCGCGACAAAGCGTCGCCACGCCGGAATTCTAGCGCAAGCGGGCGAAATAAGCATCCCCGAATCGGCTGCTAGCGGGGGATTGCGGCGAGCAGCGAAGGGCTGGGGTCGGCGGTCTGGCGCGAGCCAATCGCCACGATTTTTGTCGGCTCGCAATTCACCGAAGACGGTTGATTTCAATTCGAGTTACGTCACGAACCGCGGCGCGCACGCCAACGGGCGCCTGTTGATAAATGCCGGGAGTTTTTCAACACTGCCTGCGATATTCCCCGGGAACGGCACAAAGTAGTGTTGAAAAATTCGACCCTTAATCAACGTTGAGGATGATTTCGACGATTGCCTGGGCCGCGCGTCGTGAACGTAAGTCATCCAGGCGGGCTTCAGCGGTGAACCTCACCGTCGCGGCGTGCCTCCCTCATTTCCAGTGGCTCCGTTACAATGTTTCGCTTCTCCTAGGATCTGACTTTCGCCCGCGCAACTCCCGAAAGACCACTTGTGGCCGCTTCGAACTCCCCCAGCCCGAAACGCATCCTGGTCACGTCGGCCCTGCCGTACGCCAACGGGCCAATCCACATTGGCCACCTGGTCGAGTACATCCAGACCGATATCTGGGTCCGCTACCAGAAACTGCAAGGCCGCCGCTGCATCTACGTTTGCGCCGACGATACCCACGGCACGGCGATCATGATCAGTGCCCGCAAGGCCGGCATTTCCGAAGAGCAGTTCATTGCCAAGGTGAGTGAAGAACACCAGCGCGATTTTGCCGGCTTTCAAATCGAGTTCGATAACTACGGCAGCACCAACAGCCCCGAGAACC
Above is a window of Anatilimnocola aggregata DNA encoding:
- a CDS encoding metallophosphoesterase family protein, encoding MKIGILSDTHNEFARARRAAELLQAHGAEVLIHCGDISEPELIPCIAIMPCYFTFGNHDADMVPHLERAIAAAQGISLGWGAEIELDGKRIAVAHGHTHIDVRRLLATKPDYLLSGHLHFPVVRQQDGVRRICPGALHRADEYTVAILDPVTGELQFIRVRD
- a CDS encoding NAD(P)/FAD-dependent oxidoreductase, giving the protein MSNSFFARLRRRYHGRPTQEERRRFLQATLASTAGLFLSERFANQSRAAQAVGAKRVVVIGAGYSGLACAHELHAAGYKVTVVEARDRLGGRVLTFKDMVDKKWCEGGGELIGENHPTWVRYAKQFELELIEMTDDETLAYPVHLMGKLRSEEEVEKIYEEMEAAFTSLNEAADKIDADEPWKSPDAIALDKQNLADWIKGLEVSDLSRLAIDIQLASDNAVDNAQASKLGMLTAIKGGGGQDYWDKSETHRCQGGNQQLALRLAEMVGADRIRLKLPVENVALKEDRAIVTCADGRTIECDDVVLAAPPSTWDRITFSPELPSNIRTQMGIACKHLSVVKSRFWLETKHSQYSLADGDVSQTWEGTDNQPDPPPGEVFVAFSGANQARRSLAREGDAREAAYKAELTKIYPAYPENVTSTRMMAWPKDQWTKAGYSFPAPGQVTAIGPTYYKGLGRLHFAGEHTCYKFVGYMEGGLNSGASLARRLAKRDGVG
- a CDS encoding glycosyltransferase — translated: MTIRILQIIPTLVRGGAEKQLALLATGLPRDRFDVHVCVLTHTGPLEEKLREAEIPLSFIDKRWKIDPFAYWRLRKEIKRLQPDIVQTWLFAANAYGRQAAISCDIKHILASERCVDPWKGKVQLSIDRVLAKRTERIITNSTGVQEFYAEQGLPIEKFVVIPNGIRPFTPTATMPREALLAQLKLPPETRLIGAIGRLWPQKRVKDLIWATDLLQCIRDDVHMLVIGDGPQRWRLERYARQANVVNKVHFLGERNDVPQLLPHLDLLWLASGYEGQSNAILEGMSAGLPIVASDIPGNRDLVVHEETGFLVDVGDRGTFAQRAQQLLEDRDLAHKLGAAGRQRVLDQFSVEQMVGRHAALYEQIVD
- a CDS encoding TlpA family protein disulfide reductase; this translates as MVIRSSLLARFLSVAVSLGLFGAGLVMTGCNTDDAPVTAKNSKFKVSDDSGEKGGMPPATPPQGAVPEQPAAPITQPPLTPPGEGTPPVGQPPTTPPALPANGVAEDKDGSLTLSGEAAQLVEAINQLKSTEPPGNTQEEQLANLVKSQQIIVELSRRLLTLNKHPKLDQFALSEATQALVALAELRDPSAPTRMTLFAEELSKHPNAEMARTGRLMLFNTDMIAKLQANEKVDTAVVLKGIEDLLEKDGGDQQVFMVSTRVCQFLSERGESDAAAKGMRMIAASYQDNEMKELSDAAKSLLDSANVTELNVPSMLNDVYDKKEGAEDQLLAKLQGLFKDKNPNPIFIAPVLDVIMRFELLGKSALVEKMYAMLETAYSGHENDEVTKQLAEIITGGRKRYALVGQPFAADAVTVEGKKFDLADYKGKVLLVNLWGTFSPPSMEEMPVLRKLHEDLRAQGLEVIGLDLDVDLARIEAFFKYQKKMVPFPNYLSPEVVAGKKIEDWHATSLAQQFGLQSIPFYVLVNKEGNIDSIFHFRLDPERVGGRLKELLGLKEVPDFSIKPAVIENPTIPRAFPTPPLEAPPTTPEPPAETPAKPATPAKNEGGSWLRKLDRQLATAWSALANHSFLAEEAAEVKDAAATPPEPNAYLAKPDLTSTQLTDWLLRMLDKPKTIQARPGFTAAIVDACDRILADKGAKESEQLLAIENKLAILHTAACNDDAIADEQLKEFVAALKDDTRPRVARETAFYLQERKVLDAAALTPEECAKLLPELQAYYGKEKLAAKHLRMASGTVELINKLADGDAREKHFTEFGTLFAKSSSKELARYGKKLAQKPETKESDLVGKPLELVGNLADGTPFAWEKYRGKVVIVDFWATWCGPCRKEMPNVKALREKLKDKGFEVVGVSVDKDEEALATYLEENEIPWETLAGEEAGELATKYGVRGIPTMMLVDQQGNVVAVAHNIAALAPQAEKLLAK